The Marinilabiliales bacterium sequence CCATCCGTACATCCCCGGGGGCGGGTCTCTGAAGGAAGTCGTTTTTTTTGCCCTGACCGGAGCCGGCTCAAATGCCAGTTCGTTTCCAAAGACAGGGCAGACACTAATGTTATCAGCAGTTGTTAAGGGCTGGTCTGTTTTGATAAAATGATCTTCAACAGCAATGAACAGGACGGTATTTGAACAGCACTCAGCCATTCCATCGGGTGCAGTGCAGTTATCAGCGCAGTCAGAATGCATACCGGAATGTCCTCTTGGGGTGGCGGATTGCTCATCGCTGCTTGCACAGCAGCCGCTATCACTGTTATCAATGGCGTGATGATCACAGGGCTCCTCGGTAAGGAGCGTAAAGAAAAAAAGATCGGTTATGTTTTCGGAGTGGCAGTGATGAACGGTAAGGTAAACGCCTGAAGAAGAGATAATGAATATTATCCCCACTGCAGCAAGAGCGATATGTCTTAAAACTCCGTACATATTATATCCAACCTTTACTTAACCTTAATTATACAAAAATAATTTGTAATTGTTCTAAACAAAATTTTTTTGGAATATTTTAACAATTTAATGGGTTCATGAGGCCAGACAGCCGCATGAGCGGAACCCCCCAGGATGATGTCAATTCCCATGCGCGCGTCAATGTACCCGGCATGAGCCGATTTGGCAGCCTGACCCGGCATGAGCTGATCCGGCAGCCTGACCCGGCATGAGCCGATTTGGCATCCTGACCCGGCATGAGCTGATTTGGCAGCCTGACCCGGCATGAGCCGATTTGGCATCCTGACCCGGCATGAGCTGATCCGGCAGCCTGACCCGGTCACTCAGCATGCCTCTATTATTGCCGAGGCAATGCACATGTCAAGAGTTGTGGTGATCTTTATATTATCCGGCTGCCCCTTTACCAGGTGTATTTTGTGGCCGGCTCTTTCCACAAGAGTTGCCTCGTCGGTAAATACCGGATCGTAATCCTGCCTGAAAGCCTCAATCAGCAAATCTGAGCTGAATACCTGCGGTGTCTGTACCATCCTGAACAGTGAGCGGTCGACCCTGAAATTACTGTCGCCTTCAATACGGCGGATCGAATCGGACAGCCCGGTCGCCGGAACGGCATTGCCCAGAACAGAGGCGGTATCGAAACAGGTGCGAATAAGGGCCTGGCTTACAAGGGGTCTGACGCCGTCATGTATTGCAACCAGCATACCAGGCTTTATTCTGTTAATTGCATTTTTAACCGAATGGTGCCTGGTCTCTCCGCCCTCCACTATCGTGTGTGGTATGCTGAACCCCTGTTTCCGGCAAAGGGTCTCCCAGTACTTTACCTGGTCGGCCGGCAAAACGACCACTATCTCCATCCCGGGACTGAAACTGTTAAATGCCCGTATTGTCCTCATCAGGACAGGCTCGTCATTCAGCAGGAGAAACTGTTTCGGTATTTCGGTATTCATCCGTGTACCGGATCCTCCTGCCACTATGATGGTCATCTGTTCCATAATCTGTTTTTCCGCCCCAAAATTTAATCTTCCGCCACTTGAATTGGGCATGTGGGCTTGTGGTCTTGTAAAAATACGCAATAGTTTAAAAATCCTGAATTTTTTAATGCCGTCATGTAACTAATTTTCCAGACGGTCGTCTCATATTCAGGAACCGAAAAGAAGGAGTTATGGGAACGCTTGACAGATTGATAAACCACCAGGAGGAGAAAATCGACCATCTGATGCAACTGAGGCGCCAGTATGCAGGCGGAGCAACGGATGATTTACCTGAAAGGGCCATAGCCCATCCTGCCAATATCGATCATGATATTGAAAAGGCCTACGAAGAGCTTACGATATACAAGATCAGGAAAATGATGGGACACTGTTAAGGGTCACCTTTCGCGGGTCATATAAAGAAAATTTCTATATTGCGGGAATATTTTAAGAAATGCATTGATTGCAAACCTTAACAATATTTCTGCTATGGATACCAGTAACCTCAGCCGCCTTATCGGGCAGCTCCCGAAGATCGGCATAAGACCGGCAATTGACGGCAGACGCAAAGGAGTAAGAGAATCCCTCGAAAAGCAGACAATGGATATGGCGCAAAGGGCGAAGACCCTGATTGAATCTGCTCTTCGTCACTCAGATGGCTCCGCGGTTGAGTGCGTCATTGCCGATACTTGCATCGGCGGTGTTGCCGAAGCGGCCGCATGCGCCGACAAGTTCGCGGCAATGGGAGTGGGGGTTTCGCTCACTGTCACGCCCTGCTGGTGCTACGGCAGCGAGACTATGGATATGGACCCTCACATCCCTAAGGCAGTATGGGGGTTTAACGGGACAGAGAGGCCAGGCGCGGTCTACCTTGCGGCCGTTCTGGCAGCACATAACCAGAAGGGGCTTCCTGCATTTGGCATTTACGGCCGGGATGTGCAGGACAGCAACGATGAGTCTATACCGGCCGATGTGGAAGAAAAGATACTGCGCTTTGCCAGGGCCGGACTGGCGGCAGCGACAATGCGGGGCAAGTCTTACCTTTCTATGGGGTCGGTCTCCATGGGAATTGCCGGTTCGATCGTCGACGCGCCGTTTTTCGAGAAGTACCTTGGCATGAGGTGCGAGTATGCCGATATGACCGAGTTCGTGCGGCGCATTAATGAAAGGATATACGACCAGCAGGAGTATGAACGGGCCCTTGCATGGGTAAGGGAGAACTGCCCGGAGGGAGATGACCGTAACCCGCCCGGTAAGCAGCGAAGCCGTTC is a genomic window containing:
- a CDS encoding 2-C-methyl-D-erythritol 4-phosphate cytidylyltransferase; amino-acid sequence: MEQMTIIVAGGSGTRMNTEIPKQFLLLNDEPVLMRTIRAFNSFSPGMEIVVVLPADQVKYWETLCRKQGFSIPHTIVEGGETRHHSVKNAINRIKPGMLVAIHDGVRPLVSQALIRTCFDTASVLGNAVPATGLSDSIRRIEGDSNFRVDRSLFRMVQTPQVFSSDLLIEAFRQDYDPVFTDEATLVERAGHKIHLVKGQPDNIKITTTLDMCIASAIIEAC